A genome region from Alicyclobacillus acidocaldarius subsp. acidocaldarius DSM 446 includes the following:
- the hfq gene encoding RNA chaperone Hfq — MSKSSVNIQDTFLNQVRKERIPVIVYLVNGFQIRGLVRAFDNFTIVVETDGKQQLIYKHAISTFAPMRPVSLVQPEPSAEADQPAE; from the coding sequence ATGTCGAAGTCGTCGGTCAACATTCAGGACACATTTCTCAATCAGGTGCGCAAAGAGCGAATTCCGGTCATCGTGTACCTGGTGAACGGTTTTCAAATCCGCGGACTGGTCCGCGCGTTCGACAACTTCACCATCGTGGTGGAGACGGACGGGAAGCAGCAGTTGATTTACAAACACGCCATCTCCACCTTCGCCCCGATGCGGCCGGTATCGCTCGTGCAACCCGAGCCGAGTGCGGAGGCTGATCAGCCGGCGGAGTAA
- a CDS encoding tyrosine-type recombinase/integrase, giving the protein MNELSKYREIWIKERWHLQQSGKWQGGEKQFLFHNGFGEKYYPSTPSLHWRRFLDKHGLPRIRLHDLRHTTATILREDGADLKSIQERLRHTRLSITADLYTHETEAVSRETADRLEKLNPFRSRSQSI; this is encoded by the coding sequence ATGAACGAATTGTCAAAGTATAGAGAAATCTGGATCAAGGAACGATGGCACCTGCAACAGAGTGGCAAGTGGCAAGGAGGAGAGAAGCAATTCCTCTTTCACAATGGATTCGGAGAGAAATATTATCCGAGTACTCCCTCCCTCCATTGGCGTCGGTTCTTGGATAAGCACGGACTGCCGCGCATTCGCCTTCATGACTTGCGCCACACTACAGCGACTATTTTGCGCGAAGACGGTGCAGACCTTAAGTCCATCCAAGAACGGCTTCGCCATACGCGACTATCCATCACTGCTGACCTTTACACGCATGAGACGGAAGCAGTCAGTCGCGAGACGGCGGATCGCCTTGAAAAACTGAATCCATTTCGAAGCCGATCTCAGTCGATTTGA